DNA sequence from the Blastomonas fulva genome:
CATGAGCGCGCACGGCAGTGCGGTCTGCAAAATCCATTTGATGGTCATATTCGCCCCTGTTTTTGGTGAAAAAACCTAACGGGCGACCCGAATCGAACGTACGACAAACAGCGACGGTTGCCAAATGCTATCTCCGGCCAGGCACTTTTGACGTCGCGGCCACCTTCATGCCGCCAGCGCGACCGGTGCTGTGATCGGGACCAGCGCGTTCAGGAACTGGCGGGTGCTCGCTTCCCAGGTGAAGCTGCGCCCGGCGCGGGCACAGGCCTGGCGGTCGAGCCGCAGCGCGCCCGCAATCGCCCGGGTGAGGTCCTCATCCATCACCCCCGATGCCGACGCCAGCACATCGAGCGGGCCCGAGACGGGATAAGCGGCGACCGGGGTGCCGCAGGCCATCGCCTCGATCATCACCAGCCCGAAGGTATCGGTGCGGCTGGGGAAGACGAACACATCGGCGCCCGCATAAAAGCCCGCCAGCGCGGCGCCCGTTTGCGCGCCGACGAAGTGCGCGTGCGGATAGGCGCGGGCCAAAGCCTCTCGCGCCGGGCCATCGCCCACCACCACCCTCGATCCGGGGTGCTCGCTGGCGAGGAACGCCTCGATGTTCTTCTCCACCGCAACGCGGCCGACATAGAGCTGGATCGGCCGGGGGAGGTCGGCATAGAGCGCAGGCACGGGCGCGGACGGGGTGAAGCAGGCGAGGTCCACGCCGCGACCCCAGTGCACCAGCTGGTGCAGCCCCTGCGCGCGCAACTGTGCGCGCACCGTCTCGGTCGACACCAGGATTGCGGTGGCCGGCGCGTGGAACCAGCGGATGAACGGCCAGAAGACGCTGGCGGGAAGCCCCGTGCGCCGTGCGAGATAATCGGGAAACTGGGTGTGATAGGCGGTGGTAAAGGGATAGCCATGGTTCAGGCAGAAACGCCGCGCGGCGATGCCCAGCGGCCCTTCGGTGGCGATGTGCACTGCATCGGGGGCAAAATCGGTGAGCCGCGTGCCCACGCCGTGCCGCGTCGCCAGCGCCAGCCGGATTTCCGGGTAGGAGGGGCATGGGATCGAGGCATATTGATCGGGCGAGATGACCAGCACGTCATGGCCCAGCGCGCGCAACCGGTCGGTGACCGAGGTCAGCGTGCGCACCACGCCATTGACCTGCGGCGACCAGGCATCGGTGACGATCGCGATCTTCACGCCAGCGCTTCTGGCGAGGCTGCCCATGCTCACGCGGCCTGGGGCTGCAAGGCGCCGCGCGCCTGCTGGTCGGTCTCGGCGGCCTGGCGCTCGGCCATGATGTCGGCCCAGTGCAGCACCTCCATCCGCCCGTCGAAATGCTCGACCAAGGCGGTACAGCCCTCCACCCAGTCGCCGTCGTTATAGTATTCGACCCCGCCGATGGTGCGGATGTCGGCAGTGTGGATATGCCCGCACACCACCCCGTCCACGCCGCGCTCGGATGCGGCGCGCGCGACCAGTTCCTCGAAGCGCGAGATGAACTCGACCGCATTCTTGACCTTGTGCTTGGCCATCTTGGACAGCGACCAATACGACAGGCCCAGCCGCTGGCGGACCCAGTTGACCCACAGGTTCATCCCCATCAGCGCGTGGTAGAGCGTGTCGCCGACGAACGCGAGCCAGCGGTGCGCGAGCATGATGGTGTCGAACTCGTCGCCGTGCAGCACCATCAGCCGCCTGCCATCGGCGGTCTCGTGGAACGCGGCGCGGCGGATCTCGACCCCGCCGAAGTTCAGCCCGGAAAACTGTCGGAACATCTCGTCATGGTTTCCGGGGATGTAGACGATCCGCGTGCCGCGCTTGGCGCGCTTCAGGATGCGCCAGACGATATCGTTGTGCGCCGGCGGCCAGTAGAACTTCTTCTTCAGCCGCCAGCCATCGATGATGTCGCCCACCAGATACATGGTGTCGCTGTCGACATGGTCGAGGAAATCGATCAGCAGGCTGGCGTTGCAGCCCTTGGTGCCCAGATGCACGTCCGAAATCCAGATGGTCCGATAGCGGCGGCGCGCCTCGAGCGGTGGTTCGGGGGTGTAGGGCTGGCCATCGGGGAAGCCTGCGACATTGTCGAAACCCCCTCCGACCCCGCTGCTGCCGTGACCATCGATCAACGCGCTGATCTGATTGCTGAAGTCGTCCAGTGCCATGCCGGTTGATGCTCCCGTGCGGAAAAGTTTTTCCCTCGGGACCACGCCAATGGGCGTTTAATGTGACATCTGGAATCGCATAGCGATGACGGCTTTGTGACAAGAAGGGCAAATGTTCCGGTCCGGCACAGCCTATGTCGGCAGGTGCGATCACCATTTCTTTACGCGTCTGAATTATCCCCGGCGAGCAAACAGCAGGCGGAGTGTGTCCATGCGGCCATTGACCATCATGTTCGGGCTGATCGTCGGCGCAGGCGGATTGGCGGGGGGCCTGTCCGGTGTCAACGGAGGGACCGAGGACTTTTCGGTCACCGTCAACGATAGCCCGCAGCTGGTCTATTCCGCCTTCAACACCGCAACTGGCTATGGCTCGGCGCTGCGCGATTCCGAGCTGATGTCGCTCGACAAGGATGTCGTGATCACCCGCGAGGATGGCAAGGCGATCACCTGGCATGTCCCTTCCAGTGCCGATTCCGACGGCTCGACGATCACGCTGAGCTTCGTGCCGGGGGATGATCCGGGCAAGACGGTGATCCGCGCAACGGTCGATGTCGCTCCGGTGAAGGACGTCCGCAACACCCGGCTGGTCGTGTCGGAAGACAGGGTCGCCGGGATCCTCGAAGAGGCGGTGCGCGATGTGGCGACAGACCTCGACCGCGACATGAGCTATCGCGAGTCCGGGCGAACCTTCAACGGCGTGCTCGATCTGGTGGCGATCGCCACCAACCCCGGCATGACGCAATCGCTCAACCGCGCGATGCTGGACGCGTTCGGTGGCAATGGCGGACCGTCGAAACCCAAAGGCTATGGCGAACGCGACTATGGCAAGCCCGATGAATATGGCGAGCCGACCGATAACTTCGGCGCGCCGATGATCGATCCGGGCGATACCACGGCAGGGTATTGAGCGGTAAGGAGGCCCGGCGGACGCGGTCAGCCGATCTCGAGCACGATCTTGCCGACCAGATCACCCGATTCCATCTGCGCATGCGCCTTGGCGGCGTCGCGCAGCGGATAGCGGCTGTGGATAATCGGGCTGAGCTCGCCGGTGGCGACGAGCGGCCACACCTCGCGTGAAATCTCGTCGGCGAGCAGCGCCTTGAAGCTGTTCGAGCGCGGGCGCAGAGTCGATCCGGTCAGCGTCAGGCGGCGACGCATGATCTCCAGCACCGAAATCTCGGCCTTCATGCCGCCCTGCACCGCGATGGTGACGTTGCGGCCATCATCGGCCAGGCACGCCATGTTGCGCGGCAAATAGCTGCCGCCGACCATGTCGAGCACGATCTCGACGCCCTTGCCGCCGGTGAGCGTCTTCACCTCCTCGACGAAATCATGCGTCTTGTAGTTGATCGCATGCGCCGCGCCGATCTTCAGCGCTGCGGCGCATTTGTCGTCGCTGCCGCAGGTGACGATGACCTTGAGGTCGAAAAGCTTGCCCAGCATGATCGCCATCGATCCGATGCCGCTGGTGCCGCCATGCACCAATACGGTCTCGCCATCGCGGGCATAGCCGCGCTGGAACAGGTTGTGCCACACGGTAAACAGTGTTTCGGGGAGCGCCGCAGCCTCTGCCATCGAGATGCCCGACGGAACGGTCAGGCAATGGTCGGCGCGCGCGACGCAATATTCGGCATAGCCGCCGCCTGCGACCAGCGCGCAGACCGGCTGGCCGATCATCGCATCGTCCGTATCGGGTCCGACCGCGACCACGGTGCCGGCAATCTCCAGCCCGGGAACATGCGGAGCGCCCGGCGGGGGCGGATAGAAGCCCTGGCGCTGGATGACATCGGGGCGGTTGACGCCGGCTGCTTCCACGCGAACCAGCACCTCGCCCTGCGCAGGGACTGGAACCGGCATCTCGACCGCCACCAGCACCTCCGGCCCGCCGGGCTCGGCATAGTCGATGGCCTGCATGACCGTTGGTATCACTGTGGCTGTTGCCAAAGCCGACATGCTTTGCCCCCTGTTTGCGTGCGCCGTCAGCGGATTAGCGCCCGGTCATATTGACAGTTAGCCTGTCCGGGTCAACACTAAGCTCCGATGGAACCCGATGAGAGCCTCTCCCGGCTGCGCGCCGATGCTGCCCAGAAACTGGGCAGCGAGGATGTCGATGCCTATTCGCTGGACGAGCTCGACACCCGGATCGCGCTTTGCCGCGCCGAAATCGCGCGCTGCGAGGCGCGCAAGGCCTTTGCCACGCGCCACCGCGCCAGTGCCGAGGCGCTGTTCCGCAAGAGCTAGCTGCAGCACCCCGCTTTGAGCGGACGCTGCCGGCATACCCGAAAACGGCCCCTTCCCATGTGGCATGGTCCTTGCTGGTATTATTCTTGAGCTTGGGCTTGCGCCCGGCTGGATTTGGCGAGACACTCGCCTATATTATCAGGTGGAAGCGCCCCGGAGTGGACTTGGGGCATTGGCAATGAGGCGCTTGACCAAAGAGGCCCGGCTCTTTTTCCGGGCACACTGATTGAAAGACCGGGCCTTCCGCCCGGCGCGGAGTATCGCTGCTATGCCGTCCTTTGCCGAATCCCTCGAAAAAACGCTGCACCAGGCGCTGCACAATGCCGCCGACCGCCGCCATGAATATGCCACGCTGGAGCATCTGCTGCTCGCGCTGATCGACGATGCCGATGCCGCGCAGGTCATGCAGGCCTGCGGCGTGGACCTTGGCGAGCTGGGTGATGCGGTAACGCACTATCTCGACAACGAGCTGGACTCGCTCAAGGTCGCCGAAAAGACCGATCCGGCGCCGACTTCCGGCTTCCAGCGCGTCGTTCAGCGCGCGATCCTGCACGTCCAGTCCTCGGGCAAGGATGTCGTCACCGGCGCCAACGTGCTCGTGGCGCTGTTCTCCGAGCGCGAGAGCTACGCCGTCTATTTCCTGCAGCAGCAGGACATGAGCCGTCTCGATGCGGTGAGCTATATCAGCCACGGCATCGGCAAGGGCGGCCAGGCGGTCGAGCAGCGCAGCCCGCGCGGCAGCGAGGAACCGCAGGAAGAAAAGCAGGACACCTCTGGCAAGCAGAAGAAGGACAGTGCGCTCGACCAGTTCACCGTCAACCTGAATGCGCGCGCGATGGCGGGCAAGATCGATCCGCTGATCGGTCGTGGTCCCGAGGTCGATCGCACGATCCAGATCCTGTGCCGTCGTTCCAAGAACAACCCGCTCTATGTGGGTGACCCCGGCGTCGGCAAGACCGCGATCGCCGAGGGCCTGGCGCGCAAGATCGTCGAGGGCGATGTCCCCGAAGTGCTCGAAAAGGCGGTGATCTACTCGCTCGACATGGGCGCGCTGCTGGCGGGCACCCGCTATCGCGGAGACTTCGAGGAGCGGCTCAAGCAGGTCGTCTCCGAGCTCGAGAAGATGCCGCACGCGGTGCTGTTTATCGACGAAATCCACACCGTGATCGGCGCTGGTGCCACCAGCGGCGGCGCGATGGATGCCTCGAACCTCTTGAAGCCGGCTCTGTCGGGCGGCACGATCCGCTGCATCGGCTCGACCACCTACAAGGAGTTCCGCAACCACTTCGAAAAGGACCGCGCCTTGCTGCGCCGGTTCCAGAAGATCGACGTCAACGAGCCGACCATCGAGGACACGATCAAGATCCTCAAGGGTCTGCGCAGCGCGTTCGAGGATCACCACAAGGTCAAGTACACGCCTGAGGCGATCAAGACCGCGGTCGAGCTTTCGGCGCGCTACATCAACGACCGCAAGCTGCCCGACAAGGCGATCGACGTGATCGACGAAGTCGGCGCGATGCAGATGCTGGTTCCGCCCAACAAGCGGCGCAAGATCATCACCGCGCGCGAGATCGAAAGCGTGATCGCGACGATGGCACGCATCCCGCCCAAGTCGGTGTCGAAGGACGACAAGAAGGTGCTCGAGC
Encoded proteins:
- a CDS encoding glycosyltransferase family 4 protein; translation: MKIAIVTDAWSPQVNGVVRTLTSVTDRLRALGHDVLVISPDQYASIPCPSYPEIRLALATRHGVGTRLTDFAPDAVHIATEGPLGIAARRFCLNHGYPFTTAYHTQFPDYLARRTGLPASVFWPFIRWFHAPATAILVSTETVRAQLRAQGLHQLVHWGRGVDLACFTPSAPVPALYADLPRPIQLYVGRVAVEKNIEAFLASEHPGSRVVVGDGPAREALARAYPHAHFVGAQTGAALAGFYAGADVFVFPSRTDTFGLVMIEAMACGTPVAAYPVSGPLDVLASASGVMDEDLTRAIAGALRLDRQACARAGRSFTWEASTRQFLNALVPITAPVALAA
- a CDS encoding UDP-2,3-diacylglucosamine diphosphatase; its protein translation is MALDDFSNQISALIDGHGSSGVGGGFDNVAGFPDGQPYTPEPPLEARRRYRTIWISDVHLGTKGCNASLLIDFLDHVDSDTMYLVGDIIDGWRLKKKFYWPPAHNDIVWRILKRAKRGTRIVYIPGNHDEMFRQFSGLNFGGVEIRRAAFHETADGRRLMVLHGDEFDTIMLAHRWLAFVGDTLYHALMGMNLWVNWVRQRLGLSYWSLSKMAKHKVKNAVEFISRFEELVARAASERGVDGVVCGHIHTADIRTIGGVEYYNDGDWVEGCTALVEHFDGRMEVLHWADIMAERQAAETDQQARGALQPQAA
- a CDS encoding NAD(P)H-quinone oxidoreductase; amino-acid sequence: MSALATATVIPTVMQAIDYAEPGGPEVLVAVEMPVPVPAQGEVLVRVEAAGVNRPDVIQRQGFYPPPPGAPHVPGLEIAGTVVAVGPDTDDAMIGQPVCALVAGGGYAEYCVARADHCLTVPSGISMAEAAALPETLFTVWHNLFQRGYARDGETVLVHGGTSGIGSMAIMLGKLFDLKVIVTCGSDDKCAAALKIGAAHAINYKTHDFVEEVKTLTGGKGVEIVLDMVGGSYLPRNMACLADDGRNVTIAVQGGMKAEISVLEIMRRRLTLTGSTLRPRSNSFKALLADEISREVWPLVATGELSPIIHSRYPLRDAAKAHAQMESGDLVGKIVLEIG
- a CDS encoding DUF1192 domain-containing protein; translation: MEPDESLSRLRADAAQKLGSEDVDAYSLDELDTRIALCRAEIARCEARKAFATRHRASAEALFRKS
- the clpA gene encoding ATP-dependent Clp protease ATP-binding subunit ClpA, producing the protein MPSFAESLEKTLHQALHNAADRRHEYATLEHLLLALIDDADAAQVMQACGVDLGELGDAVTHYLDNELDSLKVAEKTDPAPTSGFQRVVQRAILHVQSSGKDVVTGANVLVALFSERESYAVYFLQQQDMSRLDAVSYISHGIGKGGQAVEQRSPRGSEEPQEEKQDTSGKQKKDSALDQFTVNLNARAMAGKIDPLIGRGPEVDRTIQILCRRSKNNPLYVGDPGVGKTAIAEGLARKIVEGDVPEVLEKAVIYSLDMGALLAGTRYRGDFEERLKQVVSELEKMPHAVLFIDEIHTVIGAGATSGGAMDASNLLKPALSGGTIRCIGSTTYKEFRNHFEKDRALLRRFQKIDVNEPTIEDTIKILKGLRSAFEDHHKVKYTPEAIKTAVELSARYINDRKLPDKAIDVIDEVGAMQMLVPPNKRRKIITAREIESVIATMARIPPKSVSKDDKKVLEHLDRDLKRVVFGQNKAIEVLSSAIKLSRAGLRDPDKPIGNYLFSGPTGVGKTEVARQLASIMGIPLQRFDMSEYMERHSVSRLIGAPPGYVGYDQGGLLTDAIDQQPHCVLLLDEIEKAHPDLFNILLQVMDNGKLTDHHGKTVDFRNVVLIMTTNAGAADMAREGIGFGDVSKEDASDEAVKKMFTPEFRNRLDAVVPFAYLGTEVVARVVDKFILQLELQLAEQNVHIRLDQAARDWLCEKGYDRLYGARPMARLIQEKIKQPLAEELLFGKLVQGGEVNVHLKDGAMAFEIVPAPPKAPKARKPRAAKKASDTKAD